The DNA segment GCACTGCTTGCAGGAATTGCCCCAGTATCGTATTATGATGATACTACGAGACGGAAGATTTGGTACCCATGCTAGCTCTGAAATATGGCTTGATTTGAAAGACTTGAAGAATTAGAGTTTCACTAATTGTATTTGAGTTTGAGCTTGGATCCTTGGCCCGCTTATTGTTTTGTTGTCCTTCGTAGACTTGTAGCTTGGTTTGCTACTTAGAAAAAGTTCCATGTTGCGATGTATGttcttataaaaataaaatacacaCATACCCTTATATCGTAATGCGGATATGCTAAGATGTGATGTAAATGATGATGCCTAGCTGCCGACTAGCCGTTATTTGGGATTGAGACGACGAGATACTTGAATTTTACTCGATTGTTAGCCGGGTTGTATACCGTTCTGCAATTTTTGGAGCATTATATCTCCTCGCGTTGGGAGTGTCTCCGCGTGATGGGAGTAGTTGACTTGTAAGTAGAATGTATCTCCGCGTGATGGGAGTAGTAGCATTGAAATGTAAAGTATCTCCGCTTGATGCGATCAGTTGCATTGAAATGTAAAGGATCTCCGCACGGTGGGAGCAGTTGCATTGAAATGTAAAGGATCTCTGCACGATGGGAGTTTCTAACTCGAAAATGTAATCATGCTTGTAAGCGGCATGGGCAAACTTGCATGTGTTTCTGACTTGAAAATGTAATCATATTCCCTCAGTTGTTTGCCCCGGGAATTAAACCAGTCAACATGTTATGTTGCAAAGAGTACAagagaactaattgtatcaggtTCCTATCTGGTAATCCATGAAGTTTGACAAATCATCAAAATCACACTCGCATAACTTATCCGTATTAATTAagtactttttttttgtttggtttattctttcaaaattttcatacATGAAATTTTGGTCCTTCTTTTGTTAGCGTAAAATCTTATATGATTAAACACAATATGCATATTAAAGCTAGTAGCAGCGAATAATGTACCATATAGTCAATGGGTTCAACTGATCCCAATATTTCAATATTAAATATagatataaattttaaaaattaatttcgaAATGTTAATTTCCAAAGTCTATGAGTGCAATAGTAAGAACTAAAAGTTGAACCCACAAATTTATATTTTGGATCAATCTCTTTACAATAGTATACCCATATTCTCAAAATTCTAGATCCGTCTCTAATGAGGCCCTCGGATTGGGATCCTGTCAatctctatttttattttctttgatcTTGTACATATTACTATTAATAAGTAAAATATCTTACTTAAAAACTGGTTTTAAGTAACATTTTTCATTGAGCCGCCCTTTTCTTCTCCTTCGTCGTTCAACTAATCATGCATTCTTGATACGTCTTTTTTTAGTCACTCATTTACCGATGAAAAAATTCTCATTTAAAGTTTATCGGTTGCTTTTCTGAACATGTAAATTAGTTGGTTGTACCAATCACGGGCCGAATGGTTTTGGCTTCattattgatttttcttttgcgaaAATTTGGCATCATTGTTCACATGATTACTGGGGTATTTGATTTTGTATTTTAAGGGGATTTATATTCACAAGTTGTCAAGTCACAAGTGATCAAATGGAAGCATCCATTTGGTTTTGTCTCATTTAGACATTGAATCAGTTTGAGTCACACCAGCTAAAACCATTTCTATATATTTAACTTTAATACAACTATTAAGCATTAACTTAAAAGATTTTATTCTTATACTATGTTATACCATGTCATTTGTACTTTCATGTGAATTTCGTTGCACGTGAAAATAAACCTTAAACAACAATGCAAATTGGAGATAATTTGAACATACTTTGGGTATACATTAATCTTATAGAAAAGGATAATAATATGTATTACATAATTAACATAGGATATAAAATTTACAGTGTACTCTTTATATTTTCAGTACTAATATCATATACGTTGTACATGAGATTTCACTTTGTTATCTAAaatctttctcaaaaaaaaaaaaaaaataccgaTCTTGGCCACATTTCCTAGTTTCTTCCCTTTTGAGTGCGGGCGTGTTCACATATATGTACaatcagacctctctataacatcatccctatataacaacacttcactataaaagtcaTGTTTTTTTGGAACCaaatttcatgttatgttataatatatgttctaattcgtatttcgtatttcgtatcctgtgtttcatatttcgtatctcctatatattgttgttattttattacgcatttttatggtactaatatattatctcctattgctttttttgagccttttgagccgagggtctcccggaaacagcctctctacccttcggggtaggggtaaggtctgcgtacatattaccctccccagaccccacttgtgggattatactgggtcgttgttgttgttgttgttgttgttgttataatatatgttctctataacaacaATTCACTATAACATACAAAAATATTCGAAACAAACGAGGCTGTTATAGAGAGATTTGACTGTATATACTAAGACAAGCCGGATAATTTTAAGTCATAAAACAGTTAGAGAAATAGAGAATTCGGAGATGCACAGAAAACTTTACAGGTATAGAATTTGGAATATGAAATTGACAATACGTGCTTTTAAAACATACAAATGGGAAAAAGAATTACCACATATATGAATTATCAATATATGTCACTCTCTTTTTAATTTGCTTTTTATATTGAGTTGGGAAATCAATTCAACAAAGCCTAGGTAAAGCTCTATTATGTGAAGGGGTTTTCACCATTCTTGACATTTGGCCTTTCATCTCCCGGCAAACTTTCTCCAATTCCACAACTTTCCATTGCATTCTTTGCAGATTTAGTCTCATATGCTCACTCTCTGCATCTTCTCCAACATCTACAGGGGAGAAATCACTCGCACAAGTACTAGAGCTCTCACTCTTATTTTTCTTGTACAAAACCATTTGAGTACTATTTTTCATGCTGCTAGGATTTTTAAtattcttcttttttgtatcTTTTTCCTTCACAAAATTTGAACCCTGAGAAGCAAGTGCCTGAACGGCAATTCTTGGTGGGATTCTGGGGTTTTTTGCAAGGTCTTTGCATGCTTCAAGGCTTAGCTTGTCATAGTTTAGACATCTGCATAGTCTTGATCTTTCTTCTAATGGAAGGGCTGGATGAGACTGCAATAAAATGTGCATGACACCATGTTATTTTTAATTGCAACTATCATAATTTACCGTAAATAAGTGTGCATGAATGAGTTGTAGTCAGTCTTGGCATGTAACCTATGCTTGACTATATTTAGATAGTCACGGGTAACTCACATTCACATATGCTCATATTGTTTGATAAATTTGCAAGTTACTTTTAGTAACGGCTCCTTTAAGGAGGACATCACAAAGACAAAAAGGAGAAAAGTAGACATAGCAAATAAAACGCAAGGTGATTTTACTTCTCTCTATCTAAATCTTGATAAGAAGAGTTACTCCGTAATTATGCTAATAACGATAATAAATATTCAATGAAATAATTGACAGGCATACAAATTGGTCATCACACCACCTTAtacaaaatgaaaaagaaatattAGCAAAATGACAAGGGAAAATCTAATTGAAATTAAACTACCTACACAATTTCTGGTACAGATCTCCCAATGACTTCAATAAGTACTGTCTGTCTGTCCAAGAATAATATTGGTATTAGAGCAACAAGTAGTAGGTCTTCTTGGTCCTACTCCTACCTAGACAGATAGGACCTACCAAGAGAGGTAAGTCCACAAATTAAAACTCATTGGGTTGGAAATGTTCTAATTCATAAGTTCCTGTAACAACCTTCAATTAACCCTACTACTTATCGTTCTAACAATAATAACTGCGTTTCAATTCCAAACAAATTAAAATTACTATATAAATCTTAAGTTCTCTATTTAAGCTCAATTTATGATCCTACTACTTATcgtttaatttataaaaaaccATCATTTCAAtacttctatatatatatatatgtgtctTCTCAAACCCAAAATTATGCAAAGCTTCCTTAGATACATATTGTTGATTTTCCAATTAATAATGCTGAAAAAGTaccaataatttaaaaaatactgGTGTTTTCCTTTTTAGACTGTCGGTTTAGTACCCTGCCTAGCATCCCCCTTTTCCCCTCCAAAAAGAACAAAGAgagaaaaaggacaaaaaaatTATGTTTCACCTTCTTCAAAAAATGACCATTGGTAATTTAGTACTCCCAGATGACAGCTAAAACTACGAGGAAATGCAGCAATTATATATATTCAGCAATACAGAGTAAAATGAAAATGTACTAGTCATTTAGCTAAAGCTTAAAATTCCACTTGTAGTACTTTGTGGGACTACTGTTCAATAATGCAAACCTTGTAAGTTTAGGTTGTACCTTTTACATCTTTTCCCCACTAAACATTTAAACAATTTCCACCACATGAAAAACTAAATTTCCTTGTTGGGAAAACCTCATTTTTGTCTTATCCCATATATTTTAGCTCTTGTCCAACAACATGCTATCTAAAAAAGCATCCAAAACTAAAGTAACCAGTAGCTAGCATTTATGAAACTCATTGACAAGAAGTGGAAAAAGAATACTTATTCTAGTTCAAAGTAAGTGATttaattcaccttttaacattaattagcaatgaaattgatcatattaacctttaatattttttcatataaatactcctaacacgtactccaacattaattaatcaaagggcaatgtaggaaaaaaataattaatttattctTGAAAGCtagaaaaatcacttatttttgaACCAcaagaaaaaaaccaaaaaatcacttattttgggcCGGATGGAGTATTTAGTAGTCCCTCCTAAGAAAGATAAAAAGAATTTGAAACTTATGATTTAAAACACGTTAAATGTTCCTATAAATCATTTCAACTAACtgtaaaataaaatttttaaaattaatttgttCTTAAATAGATAAATGTGTTGTTCTTAAAAAAAATGTGTCACTTAAATTGAGATGGAGGAGCGAGCACTAATTACCTCAAGATAGATATCAATGGCTCTGTAGACCCCATCGAAGCTATCCCTTGCATAATCTGGCAAACTCTCTGCTATGGCGAGGAACTTTGAGATTTTTAGGCTTTGGTCAGGTGCTATCTCTCTCAAGTAATTATCTATCAACCTTCCAACTTTCATCATTCTTGGTATACAAACAACTTTATCATGATGAACAAACAATCTAATCAAACTCACCACAAGATTAACATCATAAGCACCCCCATTATGCCCACTAATTAGCAAATCATCTAAGGTTGCTTGATCAAGCAATCCCCCTATTAATTTCTCTAATCCAGCCCTGCATTCTCTGCTAAGCCCAAATCCAGAAACAATTCTCAGTACCCAAAACAGACTTCTGCAAGAAAATGCTGTCTTTCCCATCAAAACCACTCCATGAACTGCTGTATCTGCTAGACCAGTGTACTCTGAGCTTGAAATCAGATTGTTGTTATTACCTTTGCATTGGGTTGCTGTTTTCAAGTAATGAAGAAGAAATCTAGTGAGGACTAAGTTGTTGTTGTCACTCCCAAAAGCCCCTAAAGTCTTGAGAAACTGTTGTATTATTTTAGGGGATAAAATGGTTAAGTCCTCAAACCACCAAGCAGCTTTgtttgatgatgaagaagaagaaggggttCTGAGGAAGAGGCCATTAGGAGTATCTGGAGAAGAGGATGATGAAGAGGACGAAGCAAAAAGGACACTAACATCAGAATTCTGAGCAATCTTGGCAAGAAGTGAATTCATGAGCTTCTGAATTAGTCCACAAGAATCTGCAAATGAGAAGAAAGATTCACAAGTCCTGAGAGATGTGAGAATATCAGCCCATGACCAGTCAAATAATCCTTCAAGAAAAGTCTCAGTTTGATGCAAGAGATTGCAAGAAGACAATTTCTCTGTCATCCCAAGAGAGACAGCACAGCAATGGAGGAGTGACACATTTGAGACAGTTATTATGATGCTGCCATTGTTGTAACAGAATCTTGAAACTAATTCAAAGCCTTCAGCCCCACCTGGGAAATCATCAATCTCAATGCCTGATTTCCTTATCtgatttcttctcttctcttcctttattATCTTCCTCAACTTCCCACAGAATCTTGAAAGTACTTTCTGCAACACAAGAGGgcaaaaatatgtatatatgtatatatatacttgAGTGAAAGAATGAAAAATAAGAGTTTCAAGATTAATGGTTCTTTTTTACCTCGTGGAGAAAGAATGTTTGTTGGCCATTGACATGGATTTGCAGATCACATAGGTCTGGCATGGCTGCTTTGCATTGACTGGGAACCaagacaatgaaaaagaaaattagtGCTTTAAATTTAGAAATTGGCAAATGACAAGTGCTCTCACACTGAACCACCTGGATACATGTGAAAGAATTTAGATACTCCTATAGATGTGTGTATATAGTTCAATCCCTTTTTAGTGATATGGGTGTGTGTTTGGATTCTTGGTagggtttgatttttttttttttttttgggggggggggggggaggggggagttGCATGACAAGTTGACAACAGATAAAGTGGATTTTCTGGGTGGCCAAGTTTTGTGATTCCTAGCAGCATCACGAGTTAAGTTCTGTGTATTTTATAGCAGCAAATGTACGAGAGACATATTGATTGGAGTATTTAAAAAACCCAACTATATTGATTCCGCTGTCCCTACTGCTTTTGTTTAAAATTTTGGTTATTTCTGTAGGAATATGTGGATTTTCTTAACTTATATATGCCAGTATTGTAAAGATTTTTTATGCGATGAGATTATCTCTACCTAATGTAGCACCTAATTTACCTTTCTCACTTCTTTTGAAGAACGACATATAAATTTTTTATATAAGTTAACTCAGATTTCTATTCGCCTTTTTATACACATTTAGATATTTATTGAATCCAAATATGTAGTGGACTCAAGAAATCTAATTTCTATAAAATGAGTTCGAGACTCGGAGGAACACTTTGCAATTGCATACACACAAACAACCGATCGTGACCTTAAACTTTAAGTggtgtatttatttatttatttatttttttgcgttgaccttagggtgtgtttggtataaaggaaaatatttttcatggaAAATGTTTTCTTGAAAAACAAGTAGAAATCTTACTCATTTTctggtgtttggtacgcaaatcaaggaaaatattttctcaagagtattcataaataattttgatacaataaacatgaagacataaactttcgaaccaacaaccttccgaacccacaaatttcataaacttctgaacAGCAAAACTTTCGAAACCGCaaaatttcgaacccgtaaactctataatttctaaacccgtaaacttcgaaacacataaacctcctaactcataactttggaacttgtaaaattttgaacttgtaaaccgaaatatgaaaaaagtaaaactgaaaatatatataaaaaaaatatttttcccgGGGATGGGGGGCAGCATGGGGGGAGGgcagaaaaaaaatagaaatttaaaaattaaaaaaaaaatttaaatttttttttccgggtgggggtgggtgggtggtgacgaaaaaaatatttttgagagaggGCATGGGGTGGGGTTAGGTGGGTGGGtatggggtgggttggtgagggtaAAGAATAGGGTGGGGAAgcttgagaaggagttttggaaaatgttttaccttctcttgatagggaaaacattttcctccaattgaaggaaaatgagttgatgaggaaaatatttttcaaaatatttaagccaaccaaacatgagaaaattggaaaacattttccgaaaaatattttccttcgtaccaaacacacccttag comes from the Nicotiana sylvestris chromosome 4, ASM39365v2, whole genome shotgun sequence genome and includes:
- the LOC104241983 gene encoding BTB/POZ domain-containing protein At3g19850-like, which gives rise to MPDLCDLQIHVNGQQTFFLHEKVLSRFCGKLRKIIKEEKRRNQIRKSGIEIDDFPGGAEGFELVSRFCYNNGSIIITVSNVSLLHCCAVSLGMTEKLSSCNLLHQTETFLEGLFDWSWADILTSLRTCESFFSFADSCGLIQKLMNSLLAKIAQNSDVSVLFASSSSSSSSPDTPNGLFLRTPSSSSSSNKAAWWFEDLTILSPKIIQQFLKTLGAFGSDNNNLVLTRFLLHYLKTATQCKGNNNNLISSSEYTGLADTAVHGVVLMGKTAFSCRSLFWVLRIVSGFGLSRECRAGLEKLIGGLLDQATLDDLLISGHNGGAYDVNLVVSLIRLFVHHDKVVCIPRMMKVGRLIDNYLREIAPDQSLKISKFLAIAESLPDYARDSFDGVYRAIDIYLESHPALPLEERSRLCRCLNYDKLSLEACKDLAKNPRIPPRIAVQALASQGSNFVKEKDTKKKNIKNPSSMKNSTQMVLYKKNKSESSSTCASDFSPVDVGEDAESEHMRLNLQRMQWKVVELEKVCREMKGQMSRMVKTPSHNRALPRLC